From the genome of Deltaproteobacteria bacterium:
AAGCAACTGTTGACCTTTGCCAAGGGAGGCGCGCCGGTAAAGGAGACCGGTTCCATCGGGGATCTTATCAAGGAAAGTTGCCGCTTCATACTGCGAGGGGCCAAGTCCAACTGTGAGTTTTCAATGGCAGACGACCTCTGGGCGGTTGAAGTGGACATCGGGCAGATCAGTCAGGTGATCCACAACGTGGTTATCAACGCGGATCAGGCCATGCCGGATGGGGGGATCATCCGGGTCGCGGCGGAGAATCTGACGATCGAGAAGAGGCATGACCTGCCACTCAAGAAGGGCAAGTATGTCAAAATATCCATCAAGGACCAGGGGACAGGTATTGGGCAAGACCATCTTTCAAAGATATTCGATCCCTATTTCACGACCAAGCAGGCGGGGAGCGGCCTCGGGCTTGCCACCACCCATTCCGTCATTCATAAGCATGACGGGTGCATTACGGTTGAATCGGCGTTAGGGCGGGGCACAACATTTCATATCTATCTGCCTGCTTCTGAAAAAGCAGTTCCGCAAAAAGAAGAAGACAAGCTACTGACCGGCAAGGGCAAGGTTCTGGTGATGGACGACGAGGCCCCGTTAAGAAGAATGCTCGCGAAGATACTGGATCAGTTCGGTTATGAGCCGGAATTTGCAAAAGACGGCGTTGAGGCGATTCAGATGGTAAAAGAAGCCAAGAACTCCAAGGAGCCCTACGATGCCGTCATCCTGGACCTGACTATTCCGGGCGGAATGGGTGGAAAGCAGGCCATCAAGAAATTGATAGAGATAGATCCGGAGATAAAGGCCATCGTCTCCAGCGGTTATTCTGATGATCCGGTAATGGCCGATTTTCAGGAATACGGGTTTAAAGGCAGTCTGGCCAAGCCCTTTGACTTCAAGGAACTGGCCAGGGTGCTCCGTGCGGTAATGGCGATACCAGGGACCCCATGAAAATCACATTTCGAGATAGCGGATCGGCAAAAACCGCGGCCAGGGGGCTCCACAAAAAGGAGGATTGTGATGGAAACCGAACAGCCGGATGTCAACGGAATCGCTACCCTCAAGCCCGGGGACCACATCTGCTGCCTGTATGAAACCGACGACCAGCGCCGGCCCATGCTCACCCCGTTTCTCCGGCAGGGTCTGGACCAAAACGAAAAGGTCCTGTATATCGCCGATGCCGGAACCGCTGAAACGGTCATGGAATACCTGCGCGCAGAGAGCGTGGATGTGGGACCATACCTGGGGCGGGGTCAGTTGAACATCCTGACGGCCCGGGAGGCTTACCTGCGTGGAGGGACCTTTGATCCGGGGGAGATGATTGCCCTGCTTCGGGCCGAGACGGAACAGGCCCTGTCCCAGGGCTATGGGGCGCTCCGGGTCACCGGGGAAATGACCTGGGCCGTGAGGGACCTGCCCGGGTCCGACCGGCTCATTGAATATGAGGCCCTGCTCAACGATTTCTTCCCCGGAAGCCGTTGCCTGGCCCTGTGCCAGTACGACATGCGCCGATTCGCCCCTGACCTCCTCCTCGACGTCCTTCGAACCCATCCCCTGGCCGTGATCGGCGCCGAGATCTACGAAAACCCCCACTACATTCCGCCATCCAATCTCCTGGGAATGGACCCCGCCGCCTGTGACCTGCGTCACTGGATGCAGGACATGGTGAATCGCAAGAAGGCTGAGGCGGCGTTGCGCGAGAGCGAAACGTATTTCAGAGAGATCACCGAGAACGCTTCCGACATGATCCTGATTGTTGACGAGAAGGGTAGCATTACCTACGCGAGCCCTTCGGTGGAGCGTTTCCTGGGATATGGTCCTCAAGTACTGATTGGAAAAGGTGTATTCGATTTTATCCATCCGGATGACATTCAGCGGGCCATGCTGGATTTCGCTCAGGCCGTCCAAACGGAAGAGACCGAAATCCCCAATTCATTCCGCGTTTTTCACAAAGATGGCTCGGAGCGCGTCGTCGAAGGACTGGGCAGGAACCTCCTTCATCATCCGATTGTCTCAGGGTTTATCATGAATGTTCACGACGTGACCGAATCCAGACGCCTCCAGACTCAACTCCTTCGGGCCCAAAAGACGGAAGCCATTGCGACACTGACCGGTGGCATTGCCCACGACTACAATAACCTGGTATCCATTATCATGGGCAACCTCGCGCTGGCCGCACTGGAAGCCCCATCCGGATCTGATCAGGCGGATTTTCTCAAAGAGGCGGACAAGGCCGTTAAAAGAGTGAGAGATCTCACCCATGAACTTATTGCCCTTTCCAGAGGCGGTGCGCCGGTGAAGGAGGTCGGCTCCCTGAAGCCACTCCTGGCGGACTCGGCCAATGTCGTTCCGGCCGACAGCGGGATTTCTCTGAACACGCTCATCCCCGACGATTTATGGCCCGTGCCCTATGACCCCTATAAGATGGGTTCGGTTTTCCGGAATGTCTTAA
Proteins encoded in this window:
- a CDS encoding MEDS domain-containing protein, whose product is METEQPDVNGIATLKPGDHICCLYETDDQRRPMLTPFLRQGLDQNEKVLYIADAGTAETVMEYLRAESVDVGPYLGRGQLNILTAREAYLRGGTFDPGEMIALLRAETEQALSQGYGALRVTGEMTWAVRDLPGSDRLIEYEALLNDFFPGSRCLALCQYDMRRFAPDLLLDVLRTHPLAVIGAEIYENPHYIPPSNLLGMDPAACDLRHWMQDMVNRKKAEAALRESETYFREITENASDMILIVDEKGSITYASPSVERFLGYGPQVLIGKGVFDFIHPDDIQRAMLDFAQAVQTEETEIPNSFRVFHKDGSERVVEGLGRNLLHHPIVSGFIMNVHDVTESRRLQTQLLRAQKTEAIATLTGGIAHDYNNLVSIIMGNLALAALEAPSGSDQADFLKEADKAVKRVRDLTHELIALSRGGAPVKEVGSLKPLLADSANVVPADSGISLNTLIPDDLWPVPYDPYKMGSVFRNVLTNAVEAMPDGGTLTIRAENLHVEDGDEDLALPLVPGDYVKATIGDQGKGIPAQDLGKIFDPYFSTKPMGVQKGMGLGLATAHAIVQKHGGYIAVDTVPGGGTTVSIYLQAERAEGPSEAGAAPEKQVPRFTGQALHGAGNQQSSIQRVLVMDDEESLRKLAVKILSRLFGCEVVTAKDGPGAIEAYQRQMDSGEPFDAVILDLTIKGGMGGDQVIKELLKMDPNVGAIVCSGYFNDPVMANFKDYGFKGAMAKPFAMKDVKEALGKVLLRG